The Flavobacteriales bacterium genomic sequence AAACTTCTGAATCCATAAAAGCGATTTCAATAATTGATATGACAGGGAAAATAATTTTGCGAAAAAGTAATTCCAATCAAGTACATCTGCCAGACCTACAAAATGGTTTGTACTTAATAAAAATTGAAACAGGGACTGGCTATTTAACACGTAAATTAATAATTGAAAAATAAGTGCAGCCGCTAACATTGTATAAGAGCAATAGCGGGTGAAGTACTGAAATTGAAAGTAGTGCATTTAATAAACTTTTGTGGTAGCGGACAGGGAATCGCCTTGAAATCCGCTACTGCTCTTATACTCAACGTTAGCAAACATTTAAAATAAAACATAGCATGAACAGAACACTATTTGCATTTTGTACCCTACTGGTTAGCATTGGTGTTAATGCCCAAACCTTTGAATGGGCAAAATCATTCGGGAGTAGCCTAGCTGATTATGGGCTTTCCATTGCCTTGGATGCATCAGGGAATGTCTATACCACAGGATACTTTCAAGGAACAGCAGATTTCGATCCAGGAGCAGGAACAGCCAATCGTACTTCGTCAGGAGGTCGTGATATTTGGGTTCAGAAATTGGATGCTTCCGGTAATTTTATCTGGGCAAGATCCTTTGGTGGAAGTTTAGATGATATCGGCAGGTCCATCACCGTGGATGCATCGGGGAATGTATATACTACAGGATACTTTCAAGGAACAGCAGATTTCGATCCGGGAGCAGGAACAGCTAACATTACTTCAGCCGGGAATGAAGATATTTTTATTCAGAAATTGGATGCTTCCGGTAATTTTTTATGGGCGAAATCATTCGGGGGTAGCTTAGCTGATTATGGACTTTCCATTGCCGTGGATGCAGCAGGAAATGTCTATACGACAGGTTACTTCCAAGGCACAGCAGATTTCGATCCGGGAGCAGGAACAGCCAACCATTCTTCGGCAGGAAATGAAGATATTTTCGTACAAAAACTAGACACTTCCGGTAATTTTGTTTGGGCAAGATCTTTTGGAGATAGCAATTCTGATCGTGGAAATTCAATCTGCGTGGATGCGTCAAGCAATGTATATACAACTGGAGGCTTTGATGGAACGGTAGATTTCGACCCGGGAGCAGGAACAACCAACCTTACCTCGGAAGGGTCTTTGGATGTTTATGTGCAAAAACTAAACTCTACTGGTAATTTCGTCTGGACAAAATCATTTGGGGGCAGCTTAAATGATCAAGGATTTTCCATCACCGTGGATGATTCAGGAAATGTCCATACCACAGGAAGTTTCGAAGGAACAGTAGATTTCGACCCGGGAGCAGGATCAGCCACCAGAACTTCGTCAGGGTCATTGGATGTTTTTGTGCAAAAACTAAACGCATCAGGTACTTATGATTGGGCAATATCTTTCGGGGCAAGCTCTTCAGATCAAGGATATTCCGTCACTGTGGATGCATCAGGAAATGTCTATACCACAGGAAGCTTCCTAGGAACAGCAGATTTCGATCCGGGATCGGGAACAGCTAACCTCACTTCGGCAGGACCTTGGGATGTTTTTATTCAAAAAATTAACGCTTCCGGTAATTTTGTTTGGGCAAAATCTTTTGGGGGAAATTCAATTGATGCAGGAAATGCCATCACTGTGGATGCATCAGGAAATGTCTATACTACAGGACATTTCGCGGGAACAGTAGATTTCGATCCGGGAGTAGGAACGGCAAACCTTACCTCGGCAGGAAATTATGATGTTTTTGTGCAAAAACTGAGTCAAGGAGTAAGCGGAATATTAGACATAGGTGCAGGAATTCAAATAAGAGCTTTCCCTAACCCCAGCAAGGGATTGGTGCAACTATTTTTTGAGAAAGCGTTTAATAATGTGGAAATTACCCTTACCGATTTTCAAGGAAAAGTAGTTTTTACCAAACAACTGGATGTAACTACAAATGAAAAAATGGAAATTGAGGGAAGCGCAGGAATTTACTTCTTGAATGTAAAAACACCGCAAGGACAGAATGTATTGAAGTTGATAAAAGAATAACGTTCGCTAACAGCGTATATGTGAAATAGCGGATGAAGTGGTATATCAAAGGTCTGCGCGTCTATGAAACTTTGTGCTAACCAGACAGGTAAATATTTCTAATCCGCTAATTCACATATACGCAAACCGTTAGCAGCAACCTAAAAGGACAGTCAAACAGGAGAATTAAGAGCAGTTAAAATGACGAAACAGAACATTGATACAGATTTCTTATCAGCACTGAAATTCGAGCCATTGACAAATAGCAATTGGAATAAGTTTGTAGAACTTTTTGGAGTAAAAGGTGCTTGCGGAAATTGTTGGTGTATGTCGTTTCGACTAAACAAATCTAACTTTGAAGAAGGAAAATCAAATGACGGAAATAAAAACGCAATGAAACGACTTGTTACGGACAACCAACCAACGGGACTTCTTGGTTTTTATGAAGGAATACCCATTGCGTGGTGTGCATTTGCACCAAGAGAAGACTTTCCTAAATTGCAAAAATCAAGAGTTCATAAGCCTATAGACAAAAAACAAGTATGGTCAGTTCCCTGTACTTTTATCGCAAAAGATTTCAGACGACAAGGCGTTTCTGTTGAGCTTTTAAA encodes the following:
- a CDS encoding GNAT family N-acetyltransferase; protein product: MTKQNIDTDFLSALKFEPLTNSNWNKFVELFGVKGACGNCWCMSFRLNKSNFEEGKSNDGNKNAMKRLVTDNQPTGLLGFYEGIPIAWCAFAPREDFPKLQKSRVHKPIDKKQVWSVPCTFIAKDFRRQGVSVELLKGLIKYAKTQGIKIIEAYPTIPTQEKLPDAFAWIGLYRSFERAGFEIVDRTSKNRPMVRYYIDN
- a CDS encoding SBBP repeat-containing protein — protein: MNRTLFAFCTLLVSIGVNAQTFEWAKSFGSSLADYGLSIALDASGNVYTTGYFQGTADFDPGAGTANRTSSGGRDIWVQKLDASGNFIWARSFGGSLDDIGRSITVDASGNVYTTGYFQGTADFDPGAGTANITSAGNEDIFIQKLDASGNFLWAKSFGGSLADYGLSIAVDAAGNVYTTGYFQGTADFDPGAGTANHSSAGNEDIFVQKLDTSGNFVWARSFGDSNSDRGNSICVDASSNVYTTGGFDGTVDFDPGAGTTNLTSEGSLDVYVQKLNSTGNFVWTKSFGGSLNDQGFSITVDDSGNVHTTGSFEGTVDFDPGAGSATRTSSGSLDVFVQKLNASGTYDWAISFGASSSDQGYSVTVDASGNVYTTGSFLGTADFDPGSGTANLTSAGPWDVFIQKINASGNFVWAKSFGGNSIDAGNAITVDASGNVYTTGHFAGTVDFDPGVGTANLTSAGNYDVFVQKLSQGVSGILDIGAGIQIRAFPNPSKGLVQLFFEKAFNNVEITLTDFQGKVVFTKQLDVTTNEKMEIEGSAGIYFLNVKTPQGQNVLKLIKE